A genomic window from Archocentrus centrarchus isolate MPI-CPG fArcCen1 chromosome 2, fArcCen1, whole genome shotgun sequence includes:
- the LOC115799131 gene encoding tubulin alpha-1A chain-like isoform X1, which translates to MRECVSVHVGQAGVQMGNACWELYCLEHGIQPDGQMPSDKTIGGGDDSFNTFFSETGAGKHVPRAVFVDLEPTVIDEVRTGTYRQLFHPEQLITGKEDAANNYARGHYTIGKEIIDLVLDRIRKLADQCTGLQGFLIFHSFGGGTGSGFTSLLMERLSVDYGKKSKLEFAVYPAPQVSTAVVEPYNSILTTHTTLEHSDCAFMVDNEAIYDICRRNLDIERPTYTNLNRLIGQIVSSITASLRFDGALNVDLTEFQTNLVPYPRIHFPLVTYAPVISAEKAYHEQLTVAEITNACFEPANQMVKCDPRHGKYMACCLLYRGDVVPKEVNAAIATIKTKRTIQFVDWCPTGFKVGINYQPPTVVPGGDLAKVQRAMCMLSNTTAIAEAWARLDHKFDLMYAKRAFVHWYVGEGMEEGEFSEAREDMAALEKDYEEVGTDSIGDEGEEEGEEY; encoded by the exons ATG CGGGAGTGCGTCTCTGTTCACGTCGGCCAGGCCGGCGTGCAGATGGGAAACGCATGCTGGGAGCTGTACTGCCTGGAGCACGGCATCCAGCCTGATGGTCAGATGCCCAGCGACAAGACCATCGGAGGAGGAGACGACTCCTTCAACACCTTCTTCAGTGAGACTGGAGCTGGGAAACATGTTCCCAGAGCTGTTTTTGTAGACCTGGAACCAACTGTCATTG ATGAAGTGCGTACAGGAACCTACAGGCAGCTCTTCCATCCTGAGCAGCTCATCACTGGAAAGGAAGATGCAGCCAACAACTACGCCCGAGGTCACTACACTATTGGCAAGGAGATTATTGACCTGGTTCTTGACAGAATTCGGAAATTG GCTGACCAGTGCACAGGGCTGCAGGGTTTCCTCATCTTCCACTCCTTTGGAGGTGGAACCGGCTCTGGCTTCACCTCTCTGCTCATGGAGCGTCTCTCTGTCGACTACGGCAAGAAGTCCAAGCTGGAGTTTGCGGTTTACCCAGCCCCTCAGGTGTCCACAGCTGTGGTGGAGCCCTACAACTCCATCCTGACCACCCACACCACCCTGGAGCACTCCGACTGCGCCTTCATGGTGGACAACGAGGCCATCTACGACATCTGCCGCAGGAACCTGGACATCGAGCGTCCCACCTACACCAACCTCAACAGGCTGATCGGACAGATCGTTTCCTCCATCACCGCTTCCCTTCGCTTTGATGGAGCCTTGAACGTTGACCTGACAGAGTTCCAGACCAACCTGGTGCCCTACCCTCGTATCCACTTCCCTCTGGTCACCTACGCCCCTGTTATCTCAGCAGAGAAGGCCTATCATGAGCAGCTCACTGTAGCCGAGATCACAAACGCCTGCTTTGAGCCAGCCAATCAGATGGTGAAGTGTGACCCTCGCCATGGGAAGTATATGGCGTGCTGTCTCCTGTACCGTGGTGACGTGGTGCCCAAAGAAGTGAACGCCGCCATCGCCACCATCAAAACCAAGCGCACCATCCAGTTTGTGGACTGGTGTCCTACAGGCTTCAAGGTGGGCATCAACTACCAGCCCCCCACTGTGGTTCCTGGAGGAGATCTGGCCAAGGTGCAGAGGGCCATGTGCATGTTGAGCAACACCACCGCCATCGCCGAGGCCTGGGCTCGACTTGACCACAAGTTTGACCTGATGTACGCCAAGAGGGCCTTCGTCCACTGGTATGTGGGAGAGGGGATGGAGGAGGGAGAGTTCTCAGAGGCCAGAGAGGACATGGCTGCCCTGGAGAAGGATTACGAGGAGGTGGGAACTGACAGCATCGGCGatgaaggagaggaagagggggaGGAGTATTGA
- the LOC115799131 gene encoding tubulin alpha-1C chain-like isoform X3 has product MRECVSVHVGQAGVQMGNACWELYCLEHGIQPDGQMPSDKTIGGGDDSFNTFFSETGAGKHVPRAVFVDLEPTVIDEVRTGTYRQLFHPEQLITGKEDAANNYARGHYTIGKEIIDLVLDRIRKLADQCTGLQGFLIFHSFGGGTGSGFTSLLMERLSVDYGKKSKLEFAVYPAPQVSTAVVEPYNSILTTHTTLEHSDCAFMVDNEAIYDICRRNLDIERPTYTNLNRLIGQIVSSITASLRFDGALNVDLTEFQTNLVPYPRIHFPLVTYAPVISAEKAYHEQLTVAEITNACFEPANQMVKCDPRHGKYMACCLLYRGDVVPKEVNAAIATIKTKRTIQFVDWCPTGFKVGINYQPPTVVPGGDLAKVQRAMCMLSNTTAIAEAWARLDHKFDLMYAKRAFVHWYVGEGMEEGEFSEAREDMAALEKDYEEVGTDSVGEEDEGEEY; this is encoded by the exons ATG CGGGAGTGCGTCTCTGTTCACGTCGGCCAGGCCGGCGTGCAGATGGGAAACGCATGCTGGGAGCTGTACTGCCTGGAGCACGGCATCCAGCCTGATGGTCAGATGCCCAGCGACAAGACCATCGGAGGAGGAGACGACTCCTTCAACACCTTCTTCAGTGAGACTGGAGCTGGGAAACATGTTCCCAGAGCTGTTTTTGTAGACCTGGAACCAACTGTCATTG ATGAAGTGCGTACAGGAACCTACAGGCAGCTCTTCCATCCTGAGCAGCTCATCACTGGAAAGGAAGATGCAGCCAACAACTACGCCCGAGGTCACTACACTATTGGCAAGGAGATTATTGACCTGGTTCTTGACAGAATTCGGAAATTG GCTGACCAGTGCACAGGGCTGCAGGGTTTCCTCATCTTCCACTCCTTTGGAGGTGGAACCGGCTCTGGCTTCACCTCTCTGCTCATGGAGCGTCTCTCTGTCGACTACGGCAAGAAGTCCAAGCTGGAGTTTGCGGTTTACCCAGCCCCTCAGGTGTCCACAGCTGTGGTGGAGCCCTACAACTCCATCCTGACCACCCACACCACCCTGGAGCACTCCGACTGCGCCTTCATGGTGGACAACGAGGCCATCTACGACATCTGCCGCAGGAACCTGGACATCGAGCGTCCCACCTACACCAACCTCAACAGGCTGATCGGACAGATCGTTTCCTCCATCACCGCTTCCCTTCGCTTTGATGGAGCCTTGAACGTTGACCTGACAGAGTTCCAGACCAACCTGGTGCCCTACCCTCGTATCCACTTCCCTCTGGTCACCTACGCCCCTGTTATCTCAGCAGAGAAGGCCTATCATGAGCAGCTCACTGTAGCCGAGATCACAAACGCCTGCTTTGAGCCAGCCAATCAGATGGTGAAGTGTGACCCTCGCCATGGGAAGTATATGGCGTGCTGTCTCCTGTACCGTGGTGACGTGGTGCCCAAAGAAGTGAACGCCGCCATCGCCACCATCAAAACCAAGCGCACCATCCAGTTTGTGGACTGGTGTCCTACAGGCTTCAAGGTGGGCATCAACTACCAGCCCCCCACTGTGGTTCCTGGAGGAGATCTGGCCAAGGTGCAGAGGGCCATGTGCATGTTGAGCAACACCACCGCCATCGCCGAGGCCTGGGCTCGACTTGACCACAAGTTTGACCTGATGTACGCCAAGAGGGCCTTCGTCCACTGGTATGTGGGAGAGGGGATGGAGGAGGGAGAGTTCTCAGAGGCCAGAGAGGACATGGCTGCCCTGGAGAAGGATTACGAGGAG